One region of Flavobacterium sp. GSB-24 genomic DNA includes:
- a CDS encoding nucleotide sugar dehydrogenase: MELKNKVKIAVIGLGYVGLPLARLFATKYSVVGFDINESRVNSLKSGTDTTLEVEDDVLQNVLVDSPDQEIGLYCTTSLHDIANCNYYIVTVPTPVDKNNRPDLTPLYKSSETVGKVLKKGDVVIYESTVYPGVTEEQCVPVLEQASGLVFNEDFYAGYSPERINPGDKEHTVEKILKVTSGSTPEIGLKVDALYKSVITAGTHLAPSIKVAEAAKVIENSQRDINIAFVNELAKIFNLMNIDTQEVLAAASTKWNFLPFKPGLVGGHCIGVDPYYLAQRAQEFGYHPEIILAGRRLNDSMGEYVASQIVKLMIKKGISVNGAELLMLGITFKENCPDVRNTKIVDVVKALKEYGILVTIYDPLANANDVIKEYNLITLGSLPNNKFDAIVLGVSHSEFLELDFAELQKSNSLLYDVKGVLGNIADNRL, encoded by the coding sequence ATGGAATTAAAAAATAAAGTAAAAATTGCGGTTATTGGTTTAGGATATGTTGGATTGCCTTTAGCTCGATTATTTGCTACAAAATATTCAGTTGTTGGGTTTGATATAAATGAATCAAGAGTTAATTCTTTAAAATCCGGAACAGATACAACCTTAGAGGTTGAAGATGATGTTTTACAAAATGTCCTAGTTGATTCACCAGATCAAGAAATAGGTTTATATTGTACAACTTCATTACATGATATTGCAAATTGTAATTATTATATAGTTACGGTTCCTACACCTGTCGATAAAAATAATCGACCAGATTTAACACCATTGTATAAATCTAGCGAGACGGTTGGAAAGGTTTTAAAAAAAGGAGATGTTGTCATTTATGAATCTACAGTCTATCCAGGTGTTACAGAAGAACAATGTGTGCCAGTTTTAGAACAAGCTTCAGGTTTAGTATTCAATGAAGATTTTTACGCAGGATACTCTCCAGAAAGAATAAACCCAGGAGATAAGGAACATACCGTTGAAAAAATTTTAAAAGTGACTTCAGGTTCAACTCCAGAAATAGGTTTAAAAGTTGATGCTTTGTATAAATCAGTAATCACTGCAGGAACTCATCTAGCTCCATCAATTAAAGTTGCAGAGGCCGCAAAAGTTATTGAAAATTCACAACGTGATATCAATATTGCTTTTGTAAACGAACTAGCTAAAATATTCAATTTAATGAATATTGATACTCAAGAAGTATTAGCAGCAGCTTCAACAAAATGGAATTTTTTACCCTTTAAACCAGGCCTTGTTGGCGGACATTGTATAGGAGTAGATCCTTATTATTTAGCACAAAGAGCACAAGAATTTGGTTATCATCCCGAAATAATTTTAGCAGGAAGACGTTTAAATGACAGCATGGGAGAATATGTGGCTTCACAAATAGTTAAGCTAATGATAAAAAAAGGCATTTCTGTTAATGGAGCTGAATTGCTAATGCTTGGTATTACTTTCAAAGAAAATTGCCCAGATGTTAGAAATACTAAAATTGTTGATGTTGTAAAAGCATTAAAAGAATATGGAATTTTAGTAACAATATATGATCCACTTGCAAATGCAAATGATGTAATAAAAGAATATAATTTAATAACATTAGGCTCTCTTCCCAACAATAAATTTGATGCGATAGTTCTAGGTGTTTCTCATTCGGAATTTTTAGAGTTAGATTTTGCTGAATTGCAAAAATCAAATAGTTTATTGTATGATGTAAAAGGAGTTTTAGGTAATATAGCCGATAACAGGTTATAA